A genomic segment from Pseudorca crassidens isolate mPseCra1 chromosome 6, mPseCra1.hap1, whole genome shotgun sequence encodes:
- the IFT70B gene encoding intraflagellar transport protein 70B: protein MARLGGAQIPDGEFTAVVYRLIRDARYAEAVQLLGGELQRSPRSRAGLSLLGYCYYRLQEFALAAECYEQLGQLHPELEQYRLYQAQALYKACLYPEATRVAFLLLDNPAYHHGVLRLQAAIKYSEGDLPRARSLVEQLLSEEGGEDIGGENELDGQVNLGCLLYKEGHYEAACCKFSAALQASGYRPDLSYNLALAYYSSRHYAPALKHIADIIEHGIRQHPELGVGMTTEGIDVRSVGNTLVLHQTALVEAFNLKAAIEYQLRNYEAAQEALTDMPPRAEEELDPVTLHNQALMNMDARPTEGFEKLQFLLQQNPFPPETFGNLLLLYCKYEYFDLAADVLAENAHLTYKFLTPYLYDFLDAMITCQTAPEEAFIKLDGLAGMLTEQLRKLTIQVQEARHNRDDEAIKKAVNEYDDTLEKYIPVLMAQAKIYWNLENYPMVEKIFRKSVEFCNDHDVWKLNVAHVLFMQENKYTEAIGFYEPIVKKHYDNILNVSAIVLANLCVSYIMTSQNEEAEELMRKIEKEEEQLSYEDPDKKIYHLCIVNLVIGTLYCAKGNYDFGISRVIKSLEPYNKKLGTDTWYYAKRCFLSLLENMSKHMIVLRDSVIQECVQFLEHCELYGRNIPAVIEQPLEEERMHIGKNTVTYESRQLKALIYEIIGWNM, encoded by the coding sequence ATGGCACGGCTGGGCGGTGCGCAGATCCCCGACGGGGAGTTCACCGCGGTCGTGTACCGGCTCATCCGGGATGCCCGCTACGCCGAGGCCGTGCAGCTGCTGGGCGGAGAGCTCCAGCGGAGCCCGAGAAGCCGCGCCGGCCTGTCGCTGCTGGGCTACTGCTACTACCGCCTGCAGGAGTTCGCGCTGGCCGCCGAGTGCTATGAGCAGCTGGGTCAGCTGCACCCGGAGCTGGAGCAGTACCGCCTGTACCAGGCCCAGGCCCTATACAAGGCCTGCCTTTACCCAGAGGCCACCCGCGTCGCCTTCCTCCTCCTGGACAACCCCGCCTACCACCACGGGGTCCTCCGTCTCCAAGCCGCGATCAAGTACAGCGAGGGCGATCTGCCCAGGGCCAGGAGCCTGGTGGAGCAGCTACTgagtgaggaaggaggagaagacaTCGGTGGCGAGAACGAGCTCGATGGCCAGGTCAACCTGGGCTGTTTGCTCTACAAGGAGGGACATTATGAAGCTGCGTGTTGCAAGTTCTCTGCTGCCTTGCAGGCTTCGGGCTACCGGCCTGACCTTTCCTACAACCTGGCTTTGGCCTATTACAGCAGCCGGCACTACGCCCCGGCGCTGAAGCATATCGCCGACATTATTGAGCATGGCATCCGCCAGCACCCAGAGCTGGGTGTGGGCATGACCACTGAGGGCATTGATGTTCGAAGTGTTGGCAACACCTTAGTCCTTCACCAGACTGCTCTGGTGGAAGCCTTCAACCTCAAGGCCGCCATAGAATACCAACTGAGAAACTATGAGGCGGCCCAGGAAGCCCTCACAGATATGCCTCCAAGGGCAGAGGAAGAGTTAGACCCTGTGACCCTGCACAACCAGGCGCTAATGAACATGGATGCCAGGCCTACAGAAGGGTTTGAGAAGCTACAGTTTTTGCTCCAACAGAATCCCTTTCCCCCAGAGACCTTTGGCAACCTGTTGCTGCTCTACtgtaaatatgaatattttgaCCTGGCAGCAGATGTCCTGGCAGAGAATGCCCATTTGACTTACAAGTTCCTCACACCCTATCTCTATGACTTCTTGGATGCCATGATCACTTGCCAGACAGCTCCTGAAGAGGCTTTCATTAAGCTTGATGGGCTAGCAGGGATGCTGACTGAACAGCTCCGGAAACTCACCATACAAGTGCAGGAAGCAAGACACAACAGAGATGATGAAGCTATCAAAAAGGCAGTGAATGAATATGATGACACCCTTGAGAAGTATATTCCTGTGCTGATGGCCCAGGCCAAAATCTACTGGAACCTTGAAAATTATCCAATGGTGGAAAAGATCTTCCGCAAATCTGTGGAATTCTGTAATGATCATGATGTGTGGAAGCTGAATGTGGCTCATGTTCTGTTCATGCAGGAAAACAAATACACAGAAGCCATAGGTTTTTATGAGCCCATAGTCAAGAAGCATTATGACAACATCCTGAATGTCAGTGCTATTGTGCTGGCTAACCTGTGTGTTTCATATATTATGACAAGTCAAAACGAAGAAGCCGAGGAGTTGATGAGGAAGATTGAAAAGGAGGAAGAGCAGCTCTCCTATGAGGACCCAGATAAGAAAATCTACCATCTCTGCATTGTGAATTTGGTGATAGGGACGCTCTATTGTGCCAAAGGAAATTATGACTTTGGTATTTCTCGGGTTATCAAAAGCTTGGAACCTTATAATAAAAAACTGGGAACTGATACCTGGTATTACGCCAAAAGATGCTTCCTGTCATTACTAGAAAACATGTCAAAACACATGATTGTGCTTCGTGACAGTGTTATTCAAGAATGTGTCCAGTTTCTAGAACACTGTGAACTTTATGGCAGGAACATACCTGCTGTTATTGAACAACCcctggaagaagaaagaatgcaTATTGGAAAGAATACAGTCACTTATGAATCCAGACAACTAAAAGCTTTGATTTATGAGATTATAGGTTGGAATATGTAG